The Methanofastidiosum sp. nucleotide sequence AGAAAAATGCTTTTCTATTGTTTGAACTAACTTGATTGTATAGTGTTGCCATTATAATTTAACTTGAACCGCTTCCCTTTCTTCTTTATTTTCAATCTCAAATAAGTCCATTTTCTTAAAACTAAATATACTTGCTAAAATATTTGAAGGAAATGATTCTATTTTTATATTTAAATCTCTTACGTTTCCATTATAAAATCTTCTAGCCGCCTGAATCTTATCTTCTGTGTCAGTTAACTCTCTTTGAAGTTCTAAAAAATTAGTAGAAGCTTTTAAGTCTGGATAATTTTCTGAAACTGCGAATAATGATTTCAATGTTCCAGATAAGACATTTTCTGCTTCACTTTTCTCTTTTACATTATTTCCTGCTTGCATAGCTCTTGATCTAGCCTCTGCAACTTTTTCTAAAAGTTCTCTTTCATGAGTTGCATATCCTTTTACTGTTTCAACTAAATTAGGTACTAAATCATATCTTCTTTTTAATTGAACGTCTATATCAGACCAGGCTTCTTTTGATCTATTGATTAAAGCTATAAAGCCATTATATGCAGCAATAAAATATATTACAATTATTGCTACTAATCCTAAAATAACTAATGTTAATGTATCCATATTTTTACTTTTTTATTACTTTTTAATAACAACCAATTTCTTTAACAAGTGCATGTCCACAGACAGTGTATGTACATTCTGCAGCACACCCTCCTAATAAATAGAAATCTTCATTAGTTCTTGTACAAGTGCGAGATGGAGATGGACATGTATCTGGCTTTTTGTATCTGGTCTGATATCCGATAGAACACTTTTCTCTAGCAGTATTACTCCAGCCATGTGAACCTGTTGTACAACTACAAATAGTTTCAGTCGTTCCCATTTGGTAGCTTACTGTATTTACTTCAGTTTTTGACCAGTTATTATATTGCGTCCAACCAGAAGGACAGGTTTGAGAATTATAAAATTTACATATTTTAATGTTACTTTCAACTGTAACGACATCTCCTCCAATAATATTACATTGACTTTCAGTGTGAATGCTATTTATTAAAAAGGATTCCTCAGTGGTT carries:
- a CDS encoding LemA family protein — encoded protein: MDTLTLVILGLVAIIVIYFIAAYNGFIALINRSKEAWSDIDVQLKRRYDLVPNLVETVKGYATHERELLEKVAEARSRAMQAGNNVKEKSEAENVLSGTLKSLFAVSENYPDLKASTNFLELQRELTDTEDKIQAARRFYNGNVRDLNIKIESFPSNILASIFSFKKMDLFEIENKEEREAVQVKL